From a region of the Odontesthes bonariensis isolate fOdoBon6 chromosome 4, fOdoBon6.hap1, whole genome shotgun sequence genome:
- the txndc11 gene encoding thioredoxin domain-containing protein 11 yields the protein MLRRVRQSLRQVLFLMARRPDLLCGAIVLSVLLILAVKFTCSRAKDVVAAARPPVRFFAAEAPVVDLYLGQLDQVERLRSMAEVSLIFFYAPWCAHSMAARQEVQQVAKKLAKQVQFVAVNCWWSQGKCRRQSRLYQYPIIHLFYRRFGPIEYKGPFVAPYVESFILRVITPLTYLPSRAHLKEFLAYHEPRVVGFFQFNSSPQPPGYITYLSSALQALKRDFRGVVRFGIVTSKHVAEAISLREDETVYLHRRFNSSLVFPRKERNFTSGAICSWVFEHHETVLKWLQPPGTKSRLLEQELTKGPALLLFLPHNPLRSEPSPILQKVADIAVRYHSCDYSSWDISFASKSLCCQSVVLPESSTSVCEVCLNLSRLSLPSSSVRCSFPSLTQGGDGFQTHLRHCCLHQLPSSMSIETATSMICSNFLNSYSPFSQFSACCKKVEPQLNESQTKEEPDMQRVPLTPPSSLIPPSSISHQEGITGLRCQTNRTLRFYVLDVALNWPLAVRLGASGNRSASLHQEASAHGDGSFAAIVNLKDEVHYVLHRSPAATLTESLEAFIRNFSAPYSLLQRHLVGEEGCKGGKEESKRPDEHQHSPPPLLITELTTSSFLPSIMDLEKDVLLFYYTQWCGFCSVLNHVIIQLARLLQGNRAITVARVNVARNDLPWEFMVDRVPSILLFPRYKKHLSVKYPDDLPITLPNLLHFILQHSGSVPYADKPSAKTEGAEPGAVLHAEFLALQREVRTLHHARERLSQQLAQLWRNNRQLKFDIRSIEKNLEEQLQEKSRQLGEAVRRLHELADTSETLLNENTLLRVLLRALKDRTEAREQAEMERKEPEQKRSRLAS from the exons ATGCTGCGCCGGGTGAGGCAGTCTCTCCGGCAGGTGCTGTTTCTGATGGCCCGGAGACCGGATCTACTCTGCGGGGCTATTGTGCTCAGCGTCCTGCTCATACTGGCGGTTAAATTCACATGCAG CCGTGCGAAGGATGTGGTGGCAGCAGCTCGGCCTCCTGTGCGGTTCTTCGCTGCCGAGGCCCCGGTAGTGGACCTGTACTTGGGTCAGCTAGACCAG GTGGAGCGTCTCAGGAGCATGGCTGAAGTGTCTCTGATTTTCTTTTACGCTCCGTGGTGCGCTCACTCTATGGCTGCCCGACAGGAAGTGCAGCAGGTTGCTAAGAAGTTGGCCAAACAG GTGCAGTTTGTGGCCGTTAACTGCTGGTGGAGTCAGGGGAAGTGCAGGAGGCAAAGCCGCCTCTATCAGTACCCCATCATCCATCTTTTTTATAGAAG GTTTGGCCCAATAGAATACAAAGGTCCTTTTGTGGCTCCATATGTGGAAAGTTTCATCCTCAGAGTCATCACACCTCTTACTTACCTCCCGTCGAGAGCGCACCTCAAAGAGTTCCTCGCCTATCACGAG CCTCGTGTTGTGGGATTCTTCCAGTTTAACTCCTCCCCGCAGCCACCAGGGTACATCACATACCTGTCCTCTGCCCTGCAGGCGCTCAAAAGGG ATTTCCGCGGTGTTGTTCGTTTTGGAATCGTGACCAGTAAGCATGTGGCAGAGGCCATCTCTCTTAGAGAGGATGAAACTGTTTATCTGCACAGAAGATTTAACTCCTCTTTG GTTTTTCCGAGAAAGGAGCGTAACTTCACGTCAGGTGCCATCTGTAGCTGGGTGTTTGAACACCACGAGACTGTCCTCAAGTGGCTGCAGCCCCCAGGAACAAAGTCCCGTCTGCTGGAACAGGAGCTGACGAAAGGCCCTGCACTGCTGCTGTTCCTGCCGCACAATCCACTGAGGTCTGAGCCCAGTCCCATACTACAGAAG GTTGCAGACATTGCTGTCCGTTACCATTCCTGTGACTACTCCAGCTGGGACATAAGTTTCGCTTCTAAGTCACTGTGCTGCCAGTCGGTTGTTCTCCCAGAGTCCAGCACAAGTGTGTGTGAGGTGTGCCTGAACCTGTCACGGCTGAGCCTCCCCTCTTCCTCTGTTCGCTGCTCGTTCCCCTCCTTGACCCAGGGAGGAGATGGGTTTCAAACTCATCTACGACACTGCTGCCTCCACCAACTACCTTCTTCCATGTCCATAGAAACTGCAACCTCAATGATCTGTAGCAATTTTTTGAACAGCTACAGTCCGTTCAGTCAATTTAGTGCCTGCTGCAAAAAAGTAGAACCTCAACTCAATGAATCGCAAACCAAAGAGGAGCCAGACATGCAAAGAGTTCCCCTTACACCCCCTTCTTCCTTGATCCCTCCATCCTCCATCTCTCATCAGGAGGGCATCACAGGGCTAAGGTGTCAGACCAACAGGACACTCAGGTTTTATGTGCTGGATGTTGCTCTCAACTGGCCTCTGGCGGTGAGGCTGGGAGCATCAGGAAACAGAAGTGCTTCTTTGCACCAAGAGGCTTCTGCACACGGTGACGGGTCATTCGCAGCTATTGTGAACCTGAAAGATGAGGTTCATTATGTTCTTCACCGCAGCCCAGCAGCCACACTGACAGAGTCTCTGG AGGCCTTCATCAGGAACTTCAGCGCTCCGTACAGCCTCCTGCAGAGACATTTGGTTGGGGAAGAGGGATGTAAGGGAGGTAAAGAGGAATCCAAgcgtccagatgaacaccagcACTCTCCTCCACCCCTCCTCATCACAGAGTTAACCACTTCCTCCTTCCTGCCCTCCATTATGGATCTTGAAAAG gaTGTGCTGCTGTTCTACTACACTCAGTGGTGCGGATTCTGCTCTGTTCTCAACCACGTCATCATCCAGCTGGCAAGATTATTACAGGGAAACCGTGCCATCACTGTGGCCAG GGTGAATGTCGCACGTAATGACCTTCCCTGGGAGTTCATGGTGGATCGCGTTCCTTCGATTCTTCTGTTTCCCAGATACAA aAAACATCTTAGCGTGAAGTATCCTGATGACCTTCCCATCACGTTACCCAACCTCCTTCATTTCATCCTGCAGCACTCCGGTTCTGTACCTTACGCAGACAAACCATCTGCTAAAACAGAGGGGGCGGAGCCCGGCGCCGTCCTCCACGCAGAATTTCTCGCACTCCAGCGTGAAGTCCGAACACTGCATCACGCCCGTGAGCGTCTCTCCCAACAGCTGGCGCAGCTGTGGCGTAACAATAGACAACTGAAATTTGACATTCGCAGCATAGAAAAAAATCTGGAGGAGCAACTTCAGGAGAAAAGCCGGCAGCTCGGGGAAGCGGTGAGGCGGCTGCATGAGCTGGCTGACACGTCGGAAACCCTGCTGAATGAGAACACACTGCTCAGGGTCCTGCTGAGGGCGCTGAAGGACAGGACGGAGGCCAGAGAGCAGGCCGAGATGGAGAGAAAGGAGCCAGAACAGAAAAGAAGCCGTCTGGCCTCCTGA